GTATAGGCCGTCCAGGTTGCAGTACACGGGAAGCTAGTGTGGTGCTCTCCTGGTACATCCTTCACATCATTAATCAGGAAAAATAGAGTACGTAAGAAAGGGTATGTGACATGATAATTAATGAGTTCCATAAAAAAGAGTAAATTGCAATTAAGTTTTATGGATGATAAATCTGCTTGAAATAAGCAAATGAGAGAGAAAACTTACTTCAGAATCCAGGGTCTCAACAACATTTTTTGGAATTGGATTTGGACGGAACTCATCTGGGACAAAATTAGCAAGGACTCTTTTGATCAAAGCTGGACTAAATATTGGGCAGACCTAGCAACAGCAAGTTCACAAATAAGTATAGAGAAAATGGATTTCTAGAGATTGATCTATAAAGGGGAACTAGGACTAACTTCTTTTCTTGTGGATGCATCGATGAGCACTTCAAATGGAAGCATCATGAGGTTGCTCAATGCATTAAGGAGTCGAAAAGCCTTGAATGATTCTGTTTTCTTGTCATTTCCAAAGATGTTACTATACTCAGGTGAATCTTCATCTTCAAAGCCAATAAGATCTGTAAGCCATCTAGACCAGCTTCCGACCTATCAACAAACCAAAATGCTAATAATCACTAAATTATTACTCTCTTGAACCAAATGTGATTCTCATTTCCCTTAAGAGTTAAATCAAGAGATCTTCGACATTTATAcatatgagaaaattgaaattcaaaatatttttctgaaatttagTACAATGGATTCAAGAGAGCACGTTGTGTCACGACTCCCAAGTAACAAGAGAGTAAGGAGTTATAGGAAATAATTTAAGCATTGGAAATTACATAGATATGCACAACTACATTCTCACTTCTCATTAGAGTGATGTATATTATCAACAAATACTGGCCGTTGTTATTAGCTTAACCTTGCGTAAATAATGGAAGTGcctcataaataaatattgcaagaaTAATAAACGAGTATGAAACTAGTCATGCTTAAGCTGACATTTTCTACTCACAGCATTTTTCAACTGTGCACCAGCTCCAAAGCTTGATTTTCCAGGAGGAATTGGAAGGACCTTACGATCACTTATAGGATCAAACATTGGATCTGTTGGCATTTCTTCGGTGGATTCACGAAGAATCGCATTGAACATTGCCACATCCAATCTACTCACCAACTGTTTCATTACCTAGAAACACAATGAATACATTGCTtgaggaaaaaataaaagatgctGGGAAATTGGTTAATAACCGGAACTACGAATCTCACACAGACGGAGTAGAAGTACTAGTAGAATGAAGTATAAACAGACATCTCATTCTAATGAATCAACTCACCAACTTTGGCAGAACAGGTAAGCAGCCACATTTATGTCCCAATGCTCGAAGTGGACAAAGCCTTTCACAGGCATCCTTCAGAGCCCTTTTCCAAAGTTTTACAGAAAATTTACCCTGCTCTTGATCACCCAACGAATGTCTACTACCATATGTTTTCTTCACCCTTGAGGCCCTAGTCTTACTAGTTTTTGCAGTCCCAAACTGCATATGTGGAGTCAGAGTCTGCAGGCAAAAATAAGGCATTGCACCGTAAACAAAGTAGTACTTATTATGACAGAAAAGCACAGAGGAAATTTAGGTGACCAACCTGCCACCAAAGAGACTTGGTGATTTTGGAGAAGATCCAACCTTCAAGTTTTTCCAATGCTTGAGTGAATGATTCGATATCCTCCCAGTTATAATATTGCTTAACTAAATAATTCTTGTTCCCTTGGTTGGCAATGTATTTGATGCTTTGCTGCATATATATTTTCTCTAACGCAGACTTACCTCTGTTGACAGTAGTTTCAGTAGGTGCCCCTTCATTAAATTGCAGTCCAGCAGCAGCCTGGCTGATGATTGCTCTTAACATAATGGAATTTGAGAGCCAGAAAGTCAACCTATTtgtgaagaaaataaattaaagaaatcaTGTAAAGCTTTTTACTTTATCCTTCAACATATTTGTTACACCATATTGACAAGATTTGTTGGTCGCTCCTTAAAAGATGAGTTCTAATGCAGATATGAGGTTGCTAAGTTGTTCTTTTTTCGGATCCACTATTCACTTAATTTAGATCAATGGAATATTGGTgcttataaattaattagaagCTGGCTAATTCAAAGTACCAAGAAACTTAAGTAGCTTATCAATCAATCACGTGAGTGTACCTTGCAACATCACTTCCACATGCTTTAGAAACCAAAGCTAATCCTGAAACAGCAGCTCTAGCAGCACTTGCCTGTTTAGCAGGGGATTTTGTTCTCCAGGCGTGGAGATAAAATCTAGCAAGGCGCCTGGCTGGGGTGTGAACCTTGTTCATCGAACTTCCATGCTCAGCAACTACAGAATAAAGGCCAACTTCAATAGCTGCAGCTTCTTTCAGTTCTTCCTCAAGCATCTGAATTCTAGACTCTGGTTCAGGTTTACTCTTCGACAAAACATTTGCAGGAACTCTTTTTTCAGTAGCTGAAGTAGTACTGGTAGAATTCTTTGGTTCTTTTTTCTCCGCAGTACTCTTTGGTTCTTTTTTCTCAGCAGTACTCTTTGGTTCTTTTTTCTCCACGGTATTCTTTGGTTCTTTTTTCTCCACTGCAGTACTTTTAGAAATACTAGTTTCTATGGGTGTCTGTTCTTTCATTTCATTCTTAATAATCTCAGTGTTGCCCAAAAACACATTTGGAGTCATCGAGTCTCTAATCTGAACAGACTTCACTGGCTTCAGTCGACCATTTGTGATCTGAactccaagagctttccaactcATCGTGACTTGTCTTTTTATAGATTTAGCTTTTTTGTTTTCTGACAAGTCTCTTGTGTCATCATGGAGATGATCATCATGACCAAATTCATGATCTGTTGTTTCATCCGCACTATTTTGACTGTCCATACCTGCCTGACTATGCATATGAGAAGATGTAATTTTCGATATCAACCTATCGATGTATTTTTCTTTGGCGTGCTGAGTATTTTCTTCACTTTTGCTTGTTCCACTGGCTGCCTCTTCGTTAAAGTCACTCTGCAGTTAGGCTCATTCAAATGATAAACAGAAAATAACACTACAATGGACAGGAAGCACAACTTTGTATACAATTAACCAGACATTCTCCTTAATTTGAGTGGTACTTAGGAACAGGAAAGCTGAAACTGGAGTTACATATTAAAATTCTAGAAGCATGATATGAACTAGACTCGTACTATACCCAAGTTGCAGATGGTATATTTCGACAAGAATTGTCTAGTAATTAGTAATAAAATACCTCAGAACATGCTTATTTTTTCAGATGAGGTTGAGAAAACTGAATAGTACTTGTTAACAAATTGAATAACTTAAAGTACCTTTTCAAGCCGAGATGGTGATGCCCGTGCAACCTTAGAAAGAGAAGCATCAATCAATAAAAGAAGCATAAGCGGAGTTATTCAGAATGATATGATTTGATTGAACTTTGAAATACCTTAACATTGTTAGATGGTGAACCCCAAGCAGCTTCAAacacagaagaagaaaaagttgagGATGAATGTGAGGAAACATCATCATCAGTACAAGAAGCAAAATCAGAATCATATTCAGCATCATCAATCATCATGTCTGATTCTTGCTTATCTTTTGTTGGCTGTACCTTAACATACAAAGATGGTTGCAGCAAGCTTTTCGAACTCTTCTTGCAGTTTAAAGGAACACTAATAGCTAAAGTTTCTCTTATaattccatattctccaaaattAATCGAAGCTGTCCCCAATAGCGGACCTTGAGCTGCATTATCCTTTGTATACTCATACAAAGAGAAATCCAAGTTATTCTTTAGAaatttatcttttgattttttctcGCGACATAATGTTAAGAATAGGGTGAAAGTCTTGTTAATTTCAAGATAGTCATCCTCAACAGAGGCAGTAACAAATCCAGAATTACGATCACCATTCTCCCACTGAAGTAATACAGATTGAACCGATCTCAAAGACTCTGATGGAGGCCAAGGTCTGATCAGCTGAATATTAACAATGTAATCAATTTGGAAAGAAGcaccttttttcttcttcttctgtcCAAGTACCATGGCTTGATAATAACTCGCGATTCAACTAACATCAAACAAACCAGAGAAAACCAATGTGTTAGTAAACAACAAACTATAGAATCATCGACGAAAAACAGAAGAGAAgatttttacccaaaaaaattatatgcagTGTGTTATGCTCTTTTGTTATGTCTTCCAGACAGAGTTTGTGAAGACTAATGGTACAGTGAACTtggtgtatttttatttttttggagatTGTTTGTTGGGAGAATAATGAATATAGAGAAATAGAAAACGAAGATGAACAAGCAATTCGTGCGTCCAACTACATGAAAAGAGTCATTTATTTGGAGAGGCAGGAAAAACAAAAATGACTAAATAAATATAGGTGACTTGAGACTAATATGCCTAACGGCTTCTCCACCGGCCaatattgaagaaaatgattATTATTAACGTCTTAGTTAATTTTGTGGTTTGCCACTAATATCGACTAATGCCCAACCATTAGCTAAATTTAATATTGGGTTTGTATATCATTTGTTTTTGTGCATTCATCTGATTAGTGATTATTAATTGTTAACATTAACACTTGCCTTTTGAATAAGCTTAGTTAAAATCTCATTTATAGTCAAGGTATAGGAGTTAATTTTATGCTATTGGTAAAAGGTGGATGAATTCATCCATTGCTGATCTAGCGGTGGTGtgttatactccctctgtccgtaattacttgttcacttatagttatccctaattacttgtctattttgataaatcaagaaaggacaaattttttttatttattataccctcaattaaatgattaattactttgaaaaatacagaacttgtcattaattgatttcttaataggtgtgtcaatttaaaagtggacaagtaattaggaacagaaAGAGTATTATATAAGAGGTGAAGACTGCTATCCATGTGTAAATTTTAATGCTTCCTCCTTTACTTCCTTTCCCATTAAATTGCGTGCATCTCAATTGGTCAATCAATGGTAGAGTGCTAAAAGAGCAGATGTGCAAATGGCATCGAAATGTGTAGATTGCAGAAAACGAGCTACTGCCACAAATTTAATGACTAACGTCGTATACTCTATCATCTTTATGAAAACAAGAAGAGCACAGTTTGATGAATTGCGTGGCAAATGTGTGAGATATCGCAAATACCAAACAGGCCTGTCTGAATTTGCGTCACCCAAGGAAACCTTGCTTCTATTTCCTGCCGGATTTGCCATCCCCACAGACagttttcttgtttcttttccaccatttcaaaaataaattttcactttACTCTTCACTTTTAACCTAGGAGTattatcttttcatattttatctttaacatcaattatttatttaccaAATCATTTTCTGAAacataatactccctctgtctttaattacttgtacatttttctttttatagttcTCCCTAATTAcatgtccattttgacaaatcaagaaaagataaattttatttatttattataccctcaattaaataattaattactttaaaaaatgtagaactttcatccacttcataattaataggggtaaaatggtaaactcactatgtcattaattgttttcttaattggtgtgtcaattcaaaagtagacaaataattagggacagagggagtactaagcATCAATGAACATAggtaaaaatgataaaatactCATATGAATTGATGTTTCTTAAAAGGCATATAAAatctaaagtggacaagtaaaaatgaacatgGAGTGTGATATGGTGGAACAATCCAAGAATTAGAGCCCCTCGCATTCAAATCaacccaaaaaatttcaaaaaataaataaaaatagagatgaAAGGAACTCCATTTTTTGTCATTAAATCTTTCATACAGACGTCTATGAAAAACTTTCCTAAATTGAAATACAAAGACTTATATTCTTCCCTTGTATTGTACTAAAGAACTTTCTACAGTTGCAATGCATAGCTAGTTCTagattaagcaaaggaagagaGTTTTTACACATTATTAAGCAATAATGAATTTTTCGATACAACATAAATACAAAagtttaggggtcgtttggtagagtgtattagaaaatataatgcatgcattaggtGTGTCATGTGTGTATtagtagtaccttgtttggtacattttttcatgtcatgtataactaatgattcactctattgtgtattaacttgtgtattactaataccaaggaattctaggtattagtaatacatagcattttaacacttgcattaaattaaataattacaaaactacccttaaagccttttcattttctttgttgtcataagtttttgtttttatgttgatttGCTTTTaggtgtcttttatttttttgatggcTTAATAGGCTTTATGACCTCttaagtatctttttttttaaaaaaaaaaattcaatttcaatataatttaatcaaaaattttactatttgacgataaatttgataaaataaaatatttgccaactttccataaaaatattttggcaCAATAGTAcaactatttaatattatttttttaaaaaaaaaNNNNNNNNNNNNNNNNNNNNNNNNNNNNNNNNNNNNNNNNNNNNNNNNNNNNNNNNNNNNNNNNNNNNNNNNNNNNNNNNNNNNNNNNNNNNNNNNNNNNNNNNNNNNNNNNNNNNNNNNNNNNNNNNNNNNNNNNNNNNNNNNNNNNNNNNNNNNNNNNNNNNNNNNNNNNNNNNNNNNNNNNNNNNNNNNNNNNNNNNNNNNNNNNNNNNNNNNNNNNNNNNNNNNNNNNNNNNNNNNNNNNNNNNNNNNNNNNNNNNNNNNNNNNNNNNNNNNNNNNNNNNNNNNNNNNNNNNNNNNNNNNNNNNNNNNNNNNNNNNNNNNNNNNNNNNNNNNNNNNNNNNNNNNNNNNNNNNNNNNNNNNNNNNNNNNNNNNNNNNNNNNNNNNNNNNNNNNNNNNNNNNNNNNNNNNNNNNNNNNNNNNNNNNNNNNNNNNNNNNNNNNNNNNNNNNNNNNNNNNNNNNNNNNNNNNNNNNNNNNNNNNNNNNNNNNNNNNNNNNNNNNNNNNNNNNNNNNNNNNNNNNNNNNNNNNNNNNNNNNNNNNNNNNNNNNNNNNNNNNNNNNNNNNNNNNNNNNNNNNNNNNNNNNNNNNNNNNNNNNNNNNNNNNNNNNNNNNNNNNNNNNNNNNNNNNNNNNNNNNNNNNNNNNNNNNNNNNNNNNNNNNNNNNNNNNNNNNNNNNNNNNNNNNNNNNNNNNNNNNNNNNNNNNNNNNNNNNNNNNNNNNNNNNNNNNNNNNNNNNNNNNNNNNNNNNNNNNNNNNNNNNNNNNNNNNNNNNNNNNNNNNNNNNNNNNNNNNNNNNNNNNNNNNNNNNNNNNNNNNNNNNNNNNNNNNNNNNNNNNNNNNNNNNNNNNNNNNNNNNNNNNNNNNNNNNNNNNNNNNNNNNNNNNNNNNNNNNNNNNNNNNNNNNNNNNNNNNNNNNNNNNNNNNNNNNNNNNNNNNNNNNNNNNNNNNNNNNNNNNNNNNNNNNNNNNNNNNNNNNNNNNNNNNNNNNNNNNNNNNNNNNNNNNNNNNNNNNNNNNNNNNNNNNNNNNNNNNNNNNNNNNNNNNNNNNNNNNNNNNNNNNNNNNNNNNNNNNNNNNNNNNNNNNNNNNNNNNNNNNNNNNNNNNNNNNNNNNNNNNNNNNNNNNNNN
The Solanum stenotomum isolate F172 chromosome 12, ASM1918654v1, whole genome shotgun sequence DNA segment above includes these coding regions:
- the LOC125846303 gene encoding uncharacterized protein LOC125846303, with translation MVLGQKKKKKGASFQIDYIVNIQLIRPWPPSESLRSVQSVLLQWENGDRNSGFVTASVEDDYLEINKTFTLFLTLCREKKSKDKFLKNNLDFSLYEYTKDNAAQGPLLGTASINFGEYGIIRETLAISVPLNCKKSSKSLLQPSLYVKVQPTKDKQESDMMIDDAEYDSDFASCTDDDVSSHSSSTFSSSVFEAAWGSPSNNVKVARASPSRLEKSDFNEEAASGTSKSEENTQHAKEKYIDRLISKITSSHMHSQAGMDSQNSADETTDHEFGHDDHLHDDTRDLSENKKAKSIKRQVTMSWKALGVQITNGRLKPVKSVQIRDSMTPNVFLGNTEIIKNEMKEQTPIETSISKSTAVEKKEPKNTVEKKEPKSTAEKKEPKSTAEKKEPKNSTSTTSATEKRVPANVLSKSKPEPESRIQMLEEELKEAAAIEVGLYSVVAEHGSSMNKVHTPARRLARFYLHAWRTKSPAKQASAARAAVSGLALVSKACGSDVARLTFWLSNSIMLRAIISQAAAGLQFNEGAPTETTVNRGKSALEKIYMQQSIKYIANQGNKNYLVKQYYNWEDIESFTQALEKLEGWIFSKITKSLWWQTLTPHMQFGTAKTSKTRASRVKKTYGSRHSLGDQEQGKFSVKLWKRALKDACERLCPLRALGHKCGCLPVLPKLVMKQLVSRLDVAMFNAILRESTEEMPTDPMFDPISDRKVLPIPPGKSSFGAGAQLKNAVGSWSRWLTDLIGFEDEDSPEYSNIFGNDKKTESFKAFRLLNALSNLMMLPFEVLIDASTRKEVCPIFSPALIKRVLANFVPDEFRPNPIPKNVVETLDSEDVPGEHHTSFPCTATWTAYTPPPALSLTTFIEKVGNQVPKSTGSSVLKKTYTSDVELDELDSPFTSFLADSFKDYPNLAKPARNVVRYQLLREAWKQVPP